A single Parabacteroides timonensis DNA region contains:
- a CDS encoding PaaI family thioesterase, which translates to MKKIINPWEGLEGYMCFGCAPENPQGLHMEFYEDGDDVVAFWEPESHYQGWLNTLHGGIQTTLMDELAGWVVLRKLQTSGVTSRLDARFLKSISTREPRLMVRGRIKERKRNAIFIETEIYNSQNELCSRADIVYFIVTQEQATEQFHFAGCKTEDEK; encoded by the coding sequence ATGAAAAAGATTATTAATCCCTGGGAGGGACTGGAAGGTTATATGTGTTTCGGGTGTGCACCCGAAAATCCTCAGGGCCTTCACATGGAATTTTATGAAGATGGGGATGATGTAGTAGCTTTCTGGGAACCGGAAAGTCATTATCAGGGCTGGTTGAATACATTGCACGGGGGAATCCAGACGACACTTATGGATGAACTGGCCGGTTGGGTAGTATTAAGGAAATTACAAACGTCGGGAGTGACTTCCCGCCTGGATGCACGTTTCTTGAAAAGCATCTCGACCCGGGAACCACGCTTAATGGTGCGCGGGCGCATCAAAGAGCGAAAACGGAATGCCATTTTTATTGAGACAGAAATATATAATTCGCAAAACGAACTTTGTTCGCGTGCCGACATCGTATATTTTATTGTTACTCAGGAACAGGCAACGGAACAGTTCCATTTTGCCGGATGCAAGACCGAAGATGAAAAATAG
- a CDS encoding pyruvoyl-dependent arginine decarboxylase, whose translation MVKKVGNLIPNTFFITKGSGDSDLEKHAGSYHMALYDAGISDFNIMTYSSVIPATAHLATMDEIDLPPFGTELKTIMAVSHGYQDEFVSAGVVYAWMYKDENFDEKVGGLVCEVSGRYRIEELESRLIRVINDLHQKTYGKYYLGELNFITEGITIEKRYGTALAALCFVDFLMPEIEE comes from the coding sequence ATGGTAAAGAAAGTTGGGAATTTAATTCCAAACACCTTTTTTATTACAAAGGGTAGTGGCGACTCGGATCTGGAAAAACATGCAGGTTCTTATCACATGGCCCTTTATGATGCTGGTATTTCAGACTTTAACATTATGACGTATTCGTCTGTTATCCCCGCCACTGCACATCTTGCTACCATGGATGAGATTGACCTTCCTCCATTTGGTACGGAACTGAAGACCATTATGGCCGTGTCTCACGGGTATCAGGATGAGTTTGTATCTGCCGGTGTGGTTTACGCCTGGATGTACAAGGACGAAAACTTCGATGAGAAGGTTGGCGGACTGGTATGCGAGGTTAGCGGCCGTTATCGTATTGAAGAGTTGGAGTCACGTCTGATTCGTGTAATCAACGATCTTCACCAGAAAACTTACGGTAAGTATTATCTGGGTGAACTTAACTTTATAACTGAAGGTATTACCATCGAAAAGAGATACGGTACAGCTTTGGCTGCCCTGTGTTTCGTGGATTTTTTGATGCCTGAAATAGAAGAATAA
- a CDS encoding superoxide dismutase — translation MLTLCLSLLLLVTNNSNHSQTTNKKEEIMKFELIQLPYAANALEPVISKATIEFHHGKHLQAYVNNLNNLIPGTKFENAPLEQIVAESDGAIFNNAGQILNHNLYFTQFSPKGGGKPSGKLAEAIDKTWGSFENFQKEFNTAGAGLFGSGWVWLAKDKDGKLSITKEANGSNPVAKGLTPILGFDVWEHAYYLDYQNRRPDHLTALWKIIDWDAVGKRY, via the coding sequence ATGCTTACATTATGTCTTAGTTTATTATTATTGGTCACAAATAACAGTAATCATAGTCAAACAACAAATAAAAAAGAAGAAATTATGAAATTCGAATTAATTCAATTACCCTATGCAGCCAATGCGCTGGAACCGGTTATAAGTAAAGCAACTATTGAGTTCCATCACGGAAAACACCTTCAGGCTTATGTAAACAACTTGAATAACCTGATCCCGGGAACCAAGTTTGAAAACGCTCCGTTGGAACAGATCGTAGCAGAATCGGACGGTGCCATTTTTAACAATGCAGGACAGATCCTTAATCATAATTTATATTTCACACAGTTCTCACCCAAAGGAGGCGGCAAACCGTCAGGCAAGTTAGCAGAAGCTATCGACAAGACCTGGGGTTCGTTTGAAAACTTCCAGAAAGAATTCAACACGGCAGGCGCCGGTTTGTTCGGTTCAGGATGGGTTTGGCTGGCAAAAGATAAAGACGGCAAACTTTCAATTACCAAAGAAGCTAACGGTAGCAACCCTGTTGCCAAGGGTCTGACTCCGATTCTGGGATTCGACGTATGGGAACATGCTTACTATCTGGATTACCAGAACCGCCGTCCCGATCACCTGACTGCCTTATGGAAGATCATCGATTGGGATGCCGTTGGCAAAAGGTATTAA
- the trxA gene encoding thioredoxin, with protein sequence MKINELTKQEFLSKVANYEASPDKWVYEGDKPCIVDFFATWCGPCKTIAPILEELADEYAGQIDIYKVDTEKEEELAAAFGIRSIPSLLFCPMGEQPQMARGAMSKADFKKAIDEVLLKKEEK encoded by the coding sequence ATGAAAATTAACGAGTTAACAAAACAGGAATTCTTAAGTAAAGTAGCCAACTACGAAGCGAGTCCCGACAAATGGGTATACGAAGGTGACAAACCTTGTATCGTAGACTTCTTCGCAACCTGGTGTGGTCCATGCAAAACAATCGCTCCTATCCTGGAAGAACTGGCCGACGAATATGCCGGACAAATCGATATCTACAAGGTAGATACGGAGAAGGAAGAAGAATTGGCCGCCGCATTCGGTATCCGGAGCATACCTTCCCTCCTGTTCTGTCCGATGGGCGAACAGCCGCAGATGGCAAGAGGTGCCATGAGCAAGGCTGATTTCAAAAAGGCTATTGATGAAGTGCTTTTGAAGAAAGAAGAAAAGTAA
- a CDS encoding Gfo/Idh/MocA family protein has product MGVFPLRGEDPSPPARGKSVLGLRCKPLSTVRIGVVGLGRGAGAVKRLAQIEGTEIVAICDLNPNRVANSQKTLKNSNRKEAVAYTGEEDWKKMCERDDIDLVYNATPWELHVPIALYAMDHGKHVAIEVPAALTVKDCWALVDKAEETQLHCMMLENCCYDFFELATLNMARQGLLGDVIHGEGAYIHDLRGEKFKGYYKHWRLEYSKYHTGNPYPTHGLGPVAQIMGINQGDRMDYLSSVSTNQFGLSLWAKNNLENDERITHSERYMLGDMNTTIIHTVNGKSIMIQHDTTSPRPYSRIHLIQGTKGMAVKYPDQKVAVQPDTHSFLKEGNHKEVMAQYEHPLSKYIGERAKKVGGHGGMDFIMDWRLIYCLQNGYPLDQSVYDAAAWSCIVELSERSVLNKSCSVAIPDFTRGAWRDYKPWPVIDMQGVLHG; this is encoded by the coding sequence GTGGGAGTTTTCCCGCTTCGGGGCGAAGATCCCAGCCCGCCCGCCAGGGGGAAGTCGGTACTCGGACTCCGTTGTAAACCGTTAAGCACTGTCCGTATCGGCGTAGTGGGCCTTGGACGTGGTGCCGGAGCCGTAAAACGTTTGGCACAGATAGAAGGCACCGAGATCGTTGCTATCTGCGATCTGAACCCGAACCGGGTTGCCAACAGCCAGAAAACACTGAAAAACAGTAACCGCAAAGAAGCCGTAGCTTATACGGGTGAAGAAGACTGGAAAAAGATGTGCGAACGCGACGATATCGACCTGGTTTATAACGCAACTCCCTGGGAACTGCATGTTCCAATCGCCCTCTATGCGATGGATCACGGCAAACATGTCGCTATCGAAGTTCCTGCTGCCCTTACCGTAAAAGACTGTTGGGCCTTGGTCGACAAAGCCGAAGAAACCCAATTACATTGCATGATGCTTGAAAACTGCTGTTATGATTTCTTTGAACTGGCAACCTTGAATATGGCCCGCCAGGGTCTATTGGGTGATGTTATCCACGGAGAAGGAGCTTATATACATGACCTGAGAGGTGAAAAGTTCAAAGGCTATTACAAACACTGGCGGCTTGAATACAGTAAATACCACACCGGAAATCCATATCCGACTCATGGTTTAGGCCCTGTTGCTCAAATAATGGGAATTAACCAGGGAGACCGGATGGACTATCTCTCTTCCGTTTCCACCAATCAGTTCGGTCTCTCGCTCTGGGCAAAGAATAACCTGGAAAACGACGAACGCATTACCCATTCGGAACGTTATATGCTGGGCGATATGAATACAACAATCATTCATACCGTAAACGGTAAGTCCATCATGATTCAGCACGATACCACTTCTCCGCGTCCTTATTCTCGTATCCATCTGATACAGGGAACGAAAGGTATGGCCGTAAAATACCCTGATCAGAAAGTTGCTGTGCAACCCGACACGCATTCATTCCTGAAAGAGGGTAACCATAAAGAGGTGATGGCTCAATACGAACACCCGCTAAGTAAATACATCGGCGAACGGGCAAAAAAGGTCGGCGGTCATGGCGGTATGGACTTTATCATGGACTGGCGCCTGATCTATTGCCTGCAGAACGGCTATCCGCTCGACCAGAGTGTCTACGATGCGGCCGCCTGGTCATGTATCGTTGAATTGAGCGAACGCTCCGTCCTTAATAAGAGTTGTTCGGTAGCTATACCTGACTTTACACGTGGTGCATGGCGCGACTATAAACCCTGGCCGGTGATCGATATGCAGGGGGTACTGCACGGATAA